The DNA window aGCAATAAAAACTACAGAAAGACAAGAAAAGAGACGGACACGAAAAGTTGGACAACGAAGAAACAAAAGGGAGCTCCTCCACCGAGTACTTGGGCTACAATGAACAATAGAACACATTGAATCTTATATCCTAGCAGACTTCTTTCTCCATTCAGTTCGACACCTATTTATTTCAAGTCCATCGCTTGATAATCTCAACAAATGCAGGAAGCTCTTGTTTACATCCTTTGGAGCAGTAGCAGATCCATTAGCCCCGTGACTCTCTAAAGCATCAGCATCCTCAATAGGTTCAACACTTGTAAGGGAATCAACAACATCATCCTGCTGACATTCACGCCTATAATCTATTGTAATTGTTTCCAGTTCATGTGTATCAATGATTTCTTGAGGAATACTCTGCCAGCAGAAAAGTTTTTTTGTTAGCTAAATACAGAAAGTAGTGCATAGATGTAAAACATAAGACTTCCCTTGTTTTAGAATTTACTTCTAATGACTCCTCCATGACTAGTCGTTATTTATAACAATGAAGAGCAACAAAAGTTCTATGAACAAGACAACGCAAGACCCTAAGAGATCTCTGCACAGTTGTTAAATTTACCACGTTAACAGCAGAAAAGAAGTTGCAGTGGGGAGAACAGTTTTAGTAAcaagaagaaattttttttattgcatcGTATATATGGTTGGCCACGTCCATTTATTCAACTACAGATAGGAAGCATCTACAAACCTCAAGTACCCATCCAATGTAAGTGACATTGTTTACATGCTGATTCATGTCCAGATCAGCTCTTCGTGGCTGCCAACAAAACAATGAATATCCTGAGTGCTTGAAAAGAATGTCATTGAACTCGGGATTTTAAAATGACACCTACCACCATTCCTAGCTTCGAATACTCAGCGGGATCTTCAAGTTTTGCTATTTTCTTTAGGCTGCCATTATTCTCCTCAGGAAAAGCTAACCTAGAATTGTGAACAGTCAAACAAGAATAGAGTGCCCCTTATCAATAACATTGCTGCCAATAAAATACAACACTCAAACTTACATGTGACAAAATCATGGTCAGTGACATTGCAGATGATATGCAATAGAGTAGACAGGGTAACACGTTACACATAACACAATTGTGGCTGGTGCTGTTATGaagtatataaaatttaaaatatgtttgATTGAAGAAGGGAAggggtagttttttttttttgcttctccAAAGTGAAGTACTTCTCAGATCCCTAATTTGTAAAAGTGGAAGAGAGTGAAAGACCAATACGTATTTCCTCCTTTCAGTCTAATTTCAGAATGGTTGCAAATCTCTCAGGAAATCCAAGTTATTTGGTCGTAGAAGTTAAAGACTGATTTCGTCCCTTTGTCTAATTTCTCTCTCACTAGCCACCCTCACTCTACTCGATTTAAACATAGTGAGTAAATAGAAGAGGAAGTCAGAATGACTCAAGTGTATTACTtcaatgaaatataaaaatgtaaaattgacGATTGGAGTTGACTTGATAGAGAAGACACCACATTGTCTGACAGTCTAACTACAGTGAATATACGTCTGGGAAACAAGCTTGCACCAGAGTTGAAACAAACTGGATAAGAGACAGATTGGCTTAGttcttttctatttcttttttcgtTTTGCAAAACCATGTGTGCACGCAGGCACATCCTTGGATTTGGTTCTGAAGAATTGGTTATGCATATGTTGGAAAAATTGTTCTTTAGAAACAACCCTTTGTTTTCCAGAAAAGCAGAACAAATGGTTTCAAGGTCTAATGTAAATTATGATAGTTAGAAGGACAAGTTTTCATTGATGATCCTTTTGATAATGGTATAGGaatattttgaacaaaaaacAAAGATTGTTTTTCCCAAATAAAATGTAAATTGGATTAATGTAACAGGAGAAATATTTCCCGTTCCTTCACCGGAAAGATATGTGACCACGAAAGAGGGATTAAGTGGAACAAAGTACACTAAAGCTGGAATGCTCTTTTATCATGTATGTGGATTACTTGGTCAATTACCTGATTCATTTTTATAGGGCTATAGGCCTCGAACCATAGACCTCCTTGGTAAAACATATcaagtttattattattaaaaataatctgAACTGTTTCAAAGACCCAACATGCAAAAAAAACCTGCAATTCATATATCTACTCAATAATTTTTCAAGGGAGTCAAATGGATCTGAGGAGTCATCTTTCTTTtatttggggggtggggggggggNGGGGGGGGAGGTTCCATTTTCTACATCATCAATGTAAGTGTTAAAGCCTTCCATTCCCATCAATCAGTCTAAGATACAAAAACTCATCAAATACCAAGAAATAGATGTAATAATTAAGAATCTGTAATGTCTTTGAGATTCAAACCATTTGTGTTAGATATATGCGCAACTTATGATAGTATTTAACAGCTACATTTTCATCTACCAGCACCAAGAATCATGTACCCATTAACACCATTCAAAACCGTTgtataataatttcaagaagttCAATGAACAGTTTCCTCATTACAGTTATATTTTACAAGAATGCTTTACCCACTTAGGAAATTATAAGTTCCAGGAAAgggaagagaaagaagaaaaatgaaaaagaggaaCCTAAGTTTACCTCAGTTCTTTTGGAAAATAGAGCTCCAGCTCATCACGAACTTCATCAGTGACCTTTTGAAGCCGTCTTGTGTCCTGGTTCATCATGAGCCACTTGCTGCAATCAGATATCATAACatcctaatttaatttttgtagaaTTACTCAACAAGCAAtataggaaaaagaaaggaTTTACAGATTGTTAGAAGGTGGCATCTGTGACCTTGATACTCGAGAAAACCATTAACACTGCCAAATTACAGACTTCTTCACAAAGTAAATATATTGACTCGGATGATTTAGAAGCAAAACACTCCATGGATGTACTTTAAGCTTTATGCAGTAACTTACAAAAGGAATTCATTTGTTCCAAAAGCTGCCTTTGCGGGAAATGTATTTAATAACCAAGTGGGCATGGAAACTACTGCACCACACTTGTGTGGGAGGGTATATGTAAAAGATAAGCAATTCACAGCATATATGTATCAACTATGTTAAGTATTTGCAACAAATATACTTAAGCCTGGAATACTGCATGCCTAGAAGTATACATGTCCACTCGGAGATGTGCCTTAAACAGGAATATTATCACTTTTAGTGCTATCTATATTCTTTCTATTAGGTTTATTATGGAGTATAAACATAATTCTGCACCTGGTTGCTCTTCCAATGACTTCACCAGTAGCGCAGTCTTTGAGAATCCAATCACGTCTAGTCCCAATCCTGCCTTCACTTTGGCACCAAGTCTCTATTTCAACAACATCACTCCTGTTCCATACCACAGACAGCATTAACCATGGCTACAACAGCCTTGTAGAATAAACCACTATAGTGAACACTTGCAAGGTATAAAAGGATTACCAAGCAGGGTACTTATAGATCTCAATGTACATGCGAGCAGTAACCCATATAAGATGTAATTTTCTCATACTATGGGTAGTTGCAAATCCATCCGTTGAAAATCCAACACTTTGAGCATGGTTGCATCCAACCTCCTACATCACAGAGTTAAGATATATTTATGCCCATATAATCATACATaaccaaaatataattattctccctctgtttcaatttgtttgtcttattttcctttttagtccacTTCAAAAAGAACGCCTCTTCCCTTTTttggcaactctttaatttcagttttatggtatgtttaagaccacaagattcaaaagttttagTATTTACTTTCTTGAAGTCCATGTAAGTCAAACccagataaacaaattgaaatggaaggaGTACTACTATAGAGTACAGCACGCAAAAATAATTCCCCAAAACTCTATACTCCCACCATTCCAGCTCAAAGAAAAgtaccaaaaaagaagaagagatgcATTGACAAATCAAGAGCTCATATTCAGTGAAAGAGTTGATTAACACAAAAGAATCAATCTTTTATAAAGCTAGCTGGACCTGCAATAGATTGGCGATGCTTTCGAGAAACAGACATGCATTCACAAATCAAGAGTTGATTAACacaaaaaacccaaaaataaatCGATCTTGTCATAACAGTAAACCATCTAAAGATTGGCGATACTTTCGAGAAATAGACATGCATTGACAAATCAAAAGCaatcaatgaaaaaaataaaccaGACCTGCAAGAGATTGGCGATAGTTTCAACAGTTACAGTTTTGTTAATCCCAACCTCATAGCACCTAACAATAAACTTCTCCTTATACGACATTCCATCCTCCGACATAGTCCCCAACCTCAATCGATCCGCAAGACTCGGCTCATACGCTATCTGCTTACTCTTAGTCGTCTCATTAGTAGCTACCGCCAGCACCAGACCAGACCTCGCCCCAACCGAACAAGATGAAACAAGCGATTTTCTACACCCAATTGAAACTGAATTGAAAAATCTCTTGGAACACTGATTATGATCTCCAATGGCGACATTGCCAGCTTGAAACGTCCCTCTACACAACATTGTTTGATcccaaatcaattaattaactctTTTTCTTCCCTAAACAGAGAGATTTTGGGAGAGTATAGAGAGTTTGCTTCTTTTTTGGTCGATGGGATCGAGGTGAAGGTTTGAGGCTCTCAAGGAAGTTTAGAGTGAGGCGAGAGAGATAAGTGCATTTACACAGAAATTAATGTTGCCATTTGTTTCCTGCCAATTTTTACCTACCCGGCCCGATATTATTACAAaactattgaatttttttaaataagtttggtgATTCCGATATTCAAATTTTGTAGAACTCTACTAGACGAATCTATGTATTACACTTTGCAAAACAtaaactttttgtttttatttttttgatgtcaAGGAtttatttcagttattttattgttactaaaagttaaaaagagaattttcgcatat is part of the Solanum stenotomum isolate F172 chromosome 8, ASM1918654v1, whole genome shotgun sequence genome and encodes:
- the LOC125874307 gene encoding oleoyl-acyl carrier protein thioesterase 1, chloroplastic-like: MLCRGTFQAGNVAIGDHNQCSKRFFNSVSIGCRKSLVSSCSVGARSGLVLAVATNETTKSKQIAYEPSLADRLRLGTMSEDGMSYKEKFIVRCYEVGINKTVTVETIANLLQEVGCNHAQSVGFSTDGFATTHSMRKLHLIWVTARMYIEIYKYPAWSDVVEIETWCQSEGRIGTRRDWILKDCATGEVIGRATSKWLMMNQDTRRLQKVTDEVRDELELYFPKELRLAFPEENNGSLKKIAKLEDPAEYSKLGMVPRRADLDMNQHVNNVTYIGWVLESIPQEIIDTHELETITIDYRRECQQDDVVDSLTSVEPIEDADALESHGANGSATAPKDVNKSFLHLLRLSSDGLEINRCRTEWRKKSARI